In Methanofollis sp., a single genomic region encodes these proteins:
- a CDS encoding PQQ-binding-like beta-propeller repeat protein, translated as MLLAAPVAADYPMFHADTARTGAALSAGPLTDTTLWVAETAEYADGSPAVHAGKVFVPTWADMNFTDNEPMGLVCYDAATGRELWTNELGGQAVGSVSGVAVADGQVYLGGTDGKLYCIDEETGATLWSSDQIDETGYFGLSSSPLVYDGKVYVLSASDGALHEFSLAGAETWSYAAGGKAAYFASATAADGKVYCSNMTALFCVDPALQKEVWNTSVRDVILSTPCLSDSTLFCTGALRTYAFDRDTGEELWNRSLQGTSSSPAFCSDKIYVGAKDGLHCLDAATGAERWAFRSAQVTVSPVIAGGIVYFGTNEEAGTLYAMNADDGEEVWSHTLESPGDGTFAAFYASSPAVSDGVLYIGAEDNHLYAFGEGAAEPEVIWDGTVALPNTTFAFVPSNNASASYAINRTTDLGALDAAATDGGFTFNASDAWYSPYSSFLLEDIDGIANEVWTQPNAKSWTIFVNDAPAKAGLGANDLAEGDELTFYYCPTDPATYAPLVDEAAYIITIGVTITETDSTLALTDGTRGGSVLAKVNVTASESGWYVVVVSGTNAGGDAIAGTGTVLLDAGETIHIPVIVAVPARANTGTYTLYAGIYLLDDYPAGLISRSGGSECTVA; from the coding sequence ATGCTGCTGGCCGCGCCCGTTGCGGCCGACTACCCGATGTTCCACGCGGACACCGCGCGGACAGGGGCCGCACTCTCCGCCGGACCCCTGACAGACACCACCCTCTGGGTGGCAGAGACCGCCGAGTACGCCGACGGTTCACCCGCGGTCCATGCCGGAAAGGTCTTTGTCCCGACCTGGGCCGACATGAACTTCACCGACAACGAGCCTATGGGACTGGTCTGCTATGATGCGGCCACAGGCAGGGAACTCTGGACCAACGAACTCGGGGGGCAGGCGGTCGGCTCCGTCTCCGGGGTGGCCGTCGCCGATGGGCAGGTCTATCTCGGCGGGACAGACGGAAAGCTCTACTGCATCGACGAAGAGACGGGGGCCACCCTCTGGTCGAGCGATCAGATCGACGAAACCGGATATTTCGGCCTCTCCTCATCGCCGCTCGTCTACGATGGGAAGGTCTACGTCCTTTCGGCATCGGACGGCGCGCTCCACGAGTTCAGCCTGGCCGGTGCTGAAACCTGGTCATATGCAGCCGGCGGCAAAGCCGCGTACTTCGCCTCGGCGACAGCCGCGGACGGAAAGGTCTACTGCTCGAACATGACCGCCCTCTTCTGCGTTGACCCCGCTCTGCAGAAAGAGGTCTGGAACACCTCTGTCCGGGACGTCATCCTCTCGACACCCTGTCTGAGCGACAGCACGCTCTTCTGTACCGGGGCCCTCAGGACCTATGCCTTTGACAGAGACACAGGAGAAGAGCTCTGGAATAGATCCCTCCAGGGAACCTCATCTTCCCCTGCATTCTGCAGCGACAAAATCTACGTCGGTGCAAAAGACGGCCTTCACTGCCTGGACGCCGCCACAGGGGCGGAGCGCTGGGCATTCAGGTCCGCCCAGGTCACCGTCTCCCCCGTGATCGCAGGCGGGATTGTCTATTTCGGGACAAATGAGGAGGCCGGAACCCTCTATGCAATGAACGCCGACGACGGCGAAGAGGTCTGGTCCCATACCCTTGAGTCTCCTGGAGACGGCACCTTTGCCGCGTTCTATGCCTCTTCGCCCGCGGTCTCTGATGGGGTCCTGTACATCGGGGCCGAAGACAACCATCTCTATGCCTTCGGCGAAGGCGCAGCAGAGCCCGAGGTCATCTGGGACGGCACCGTCGCACTCCCGAACACCACCTTCGCCTTCGTCCCCTCGAACAACGCCTCGGCGTCCTATGCGATCAACCGCACCACCGACCTCGGCGCACTCGACGCCGCCGCAACGGACGGAGGGTTCACCTTCAACGCCTCGGACGCATGGTACTCCCCGTACAGTTCCTTCCTCCTCGAAGACATCGACGGCATCGCCAACGAGGTCTGGACGCAGCCGAATGCGAAGTCATGGACGATCTTCGTCAACGATGCCCCGGCCAAAGCCGGGCTCGGCGCAAACGACCTTGCAGAGGGCGACGAACTCACCTTCTACTACTGTCCCACCGATCCTGCCACCTATGCGCCCCTCGTCGATGAGGCCGCCTATATCATCACCATCGGCGTCACCATCACAGAGACAGACAGTACCCTCGCACTCACCGACGGGACGCGCGGCGGGTCCGTCCTCGCAAAGGTCAACGTCACGGCAAGCGAGAGCGGCTGGTACGTCGTCGTCGTGAGCGGGACGAACGCGGGCGGCGACGCGATCGCCGGAACCGGCACCGTCCTGCTGGACGCCGGAGAGACTATCCATATCCC